The genomic interval TGGCGATCGTCGCCAGCGCGTGATCGGTCGGGTCGATATCTGGCAAGGGTCCATCCTCCGCGGGCCCGCGGCGGCAAATCTGTCCCACTGCCGTCGCGGTTCCCCTACATTACGCGCTGCCGATTAAGGCTGAGTTTGGGCTCGATTTGCACCAAAATGGGACGGTTCCTGTCCTTACCGAGGCGCGCCGGCCGGATATGCCGCCCGCAACCTCCGGCGCGGCGATCAGCCCAGCACGTCCTGGTTGATCACGTTGATTCGGATCGGATCGCCGTCCAGCACGCTCAAAATATTGCGCGCGGTCTGCTCGCTCATGCGATCGACGGCCTCGACGGTGACGCCAGCCACATGCGGCGCGGTGATCACGTTGGGCAGCGCGAACAGGGCGTGTCCGACCGGCGGCGGCTCCTGCTCGAACACGTCGAGGCCGGCACCGGCGATCTTGCCGGACGACAGCGCCGCGTGCAGGGCCTTCTCGTCGACGATGCCGCCGCGCGCGGTGTTGATGAGATAGGCGGTCGGCTTCATCGCTCCGATCCGCGCGGCATTGAACAGGCTGACGGTCTCCGGCGTCTTCGGGCAGTGAATGGTGACGAAGTCGGCGCGCGGCAGCGCCGCGTCAAGATCGCTGGCCACCTCGCAGCCGGCGCCCCTGATGTCATCAGCGCTCTTGTAGGGATCGAACACCAGCACGTTCATTTCCATCGCCAGGCAGCGCTTGGCGGTGCGCGAGCCGATGCGGCCGAAGCCGATGATCAGCACCGTCTTGCCGTAGAGGTCGAAGGGCAGCATGCCGAGCCGGTCGGCCCATT from Bradyrhizobium arachidis carries:
- a CDS encoding hydroxyacid dehydrogenase; translated protein: MATNKKKIFVTQTLSRGARALLTQRDDIELVEFPNLISTPDFQTMLREHAPVHGVALGATRFGEPELEASKDMKVVTRIGVGYDAVDVPALSRRKVPLLVAGTANSPSVAEQALFMMLVLAKRAQEMHACVTDGKWADRLGMLPFDLYGKTVLIIGFGRIGSRTAKRCLAMEMNVLVFDPYKSADDIRGAGCEVASDLDAALPRADFVTIHCPKTPETVSLFNAARIGAMKPTAYLINTARGGIVDEKALHAALSSGKIAGAGLDVFEQEPPPVGHALFALPNVITAPHVAGVTVEAVDRMSEQTARNILSVLDGDPIRINVINQDVLG